From a single Fulvivirga ulvae genomic region:
- a CDS encoding fibronectin type III domain-containing protein has translation MSNYIRLSVLILICFIVSSFTGKNIGGTNGYFAASITASNVSNITSSSATAGGESLSTDGTITEKGVYYKESSILSLITGATKVAATGGGTASFSVALTGLDPETNYFYVAYAIDADGEIYSANEIDFWTLAVSPSTYPATFSASANSSSSISITYESIDDFGGADGYIIIKTTGTFDFSMITDGVAPSSLAGVELVDHVTDEFQTSTDDISLDPETSYSYAIIPYNVGSDDATYNYFTGGAVPTASATTDPLAAPANLSASAITANGFDINWDDEPEADSYDWDVSEASDFSTTLASYTNQSTTSTGSAITESISSLSSGVTYYFRVRSVKGTFTSDYVTSSQVTTPEVPTGMSATNAIPDGFTLSWNAVTGATNYDVQISSSATAFSSNLIVGYNPINTTTNSLAVSDATKFSANTTYFFRVRAKNGGIQSSYSTITSATTAADLEVYLATTEPDLEICSGDNVSFYAFGATTYQFFVGAQLRGTNSTFSIDNLQNNDVVSVNGTTGASVASASLGPFTVHDLPIASLSGSNPSFFIEDDPVSLEDYITYSGGTLSVSGTGVAKGADGYKFYPEIAGEDNHEIIYSVKSPDGCIREIPMNIDVFAGALTLSGRYCSNLSTTTITVNLDLIPEGKIYQRLRFLHNGIEINDPSIYESTSNYQYTFHPAEAHAAGMESVEVQVIVVSVDECDSRHSNYPLDCSDIMDDPCHPDNPGPDSECTDCSLNPSSCSVCDPRHSNYPLDCSTVMNNPCHPDHPSYPGSCSNCDTRNPNYPTSCDAVMNNPCHPDNPSYPGSCSDCDTRNPNYPYSCDNVMNNPCHPDNPSYPSGCDIGPDPCYKLEAGRIIDCQLQRMEEARVQRIAKRSAMLMEYNKLAFPQLYALASDEEVFQSKETNIITPEIGEVTSLNEFYCANSGNVLLEGTFSGNFSGTNVEKVGEQFFYKPSEAIIPNGEAYVNDTIVYSYFDNGGCANSVEAYVKVYELPPSPIVDDIVLCQGDTPENFIIQNPVTGSSVIWYSDADLTTPVGSGTVFNSGLSTTSPGSATFYVTQGVNGCQSLSDTVSILVNSLPNGLAMHGLSNTTYCNDYQEPIPLIAEPAPVPGTSAAFIIGNAVLQRYDTISATVSDDGTLGVASFVPADFGIGVYKIHYRFINEKGCVNESATETVNLVNFKPTVDFGVSRIREGEQTFFKGDDAIIDNLSSAGQVLDSVFWDFGGEATASDGSNIDSLYRHQFSGAGVYGVTYSILTESFCSGQITKKVGIFPVIEVSDDNFYFESFEGASHGWIESEKLELGNASSWSLSTPQGDTIIGAASGANAWITNAGEDVSGNPNNSYNKSEDSWIEGPCFYINDLSRPVLSLKIWSDTEDGFDGAVVEYSIGDTTQWNTLGSIDEGLEWYNTQGLVGSPGNQSGASFGWSGKLHGDWTLAKFPLDEIHAEAGNKPVRFRVAFASTSDNPFGKTFDGFAFDDFSIESRNRVVLLEHFTNMSSTESRNEDSRLRTFVEGRNQEVIDIQYHTSFPGADPLNQFNKADPSARALHYAIAEVPRTVMDGIYGVYYKNEPFFRDSWGVNAYNTRALISAPFNINVLLGDDVSTTLEVTVEISKNTTAEPIEGNLIVQLAVVERQVTVDGNTYYNVVRQLLPNAAGNRLFGDWQTDDSRVERVIQTWNPAVEPDDSEFMIVASLYNEKSKEVYQAAFMSIPASKMPPMAKVTGVDDLLSKEGIYLFPNPTEKEINMLFPAPLNEEYTLTVYDLHGVEVYRGTVRRGADKATLNTETYSSGVYSIRLNSSTDQVIRRFVKK, from the coding sequence ACTGTCCGTATTAATCTTAATTTGCTTTATTGTTTCATCTTTTACTGGTAAAAACATAGGTGGCACAAATGGTTATTTTGCTGCTTCAATAACAGCTAGTAATGTTAGTAATATAACTTCCTCATCTGCTACAGCAGGAGGAGAATCATTATCAACTGACGGAACGATCACTGAAAAGGGAGTATACTACAAGGAATCTTCAATATTATCACTCATTACTGGGGCAACAAAAGTTGCTGCAACAGGTGGTGGTACCGCTTCTTTTTCTGTGGCATTGACAGGTTTGGATCCCGAAACAAATTACTTTTACGTTGCATATGCAATTGATGCAGATGGAGAGATTTATAGTGCTAATGAGATTGATTTTTGGACCCTAGCTGTTTCTCCAAGTACTTATCCAGCTACTTTTTCAGCATCTGCCAATTCATCCAGTTCAATTTCTATAACTTACGAATCTATTGATGATTTTGGGGGTGCAGATGGTTACATTATTATTAAAACTACTGGAACGTTTGATTTTTCAATGATAACTGATGGTGTCGCGCCGAGTAGTTTAGCTGGGGTGGAGTTGGTTGACCATGTTACAGATGAGTTTCAAACCTCTACAGACGATATTAGTTTAGATCCCGAAACTTCATACTCTTATGCAATCATTCCCTACAATGTAGGTTCAGATGATGCAACCTACAATTACTTTACAGGAGGGGCCGTTCCAACCGCTTCTGCCACTACGGATCCGTTAGCAGCACCGGCGAATTTAAGTGCATCTGCAATTACTGCCAATGGATTTGATATCAATTGGGATGATGAGCCGGAAGCTGATTCATATGATTGGGATGTTTCCGAGGCAAGTGACTTTTCAACCACCTTGGCGAGTTACACTAATCAGTCGACAACAAGTACAGGTTCGGCAATTACGGAATCAATTAGCAGCCTTAGCTCCGGTGTTACTTACTATTTTCGAGTAAGGTCCGTTAAGGGTACTTTTACCAGTGATTATGTGACATCCAGTCAGGTTACGACACCAGAAGTTCCAACAGGAATGTCAGCAACCAATGCCATACCGGATGGTTTCACCTTGTCTTGGAATGCGGTAACAGGCGCAACTAATTATGATGTTCAAATTTCATCCAGTGCAACCGCTTTTTCTAGTAATTTAATTGTGGGTTATAATCCTATTAATACAACAACGAATAGTCTGGCAGTAAGTGATGCCACTAAGTTTTCAGCAAATACGACATATTTTTTCAGAGTACGGGCTAAAAACGGAGGTATTCAAAGTAGTTATTCCACTATTACTTCAGCAACTACAGCTGCTGATTTGGAAGTTTATCTGGCAACTACTGAACCTGATTTAGAAATATGTTCAGGAGACAATGTGTCTTTTTATGCTTTTGGGGCGACAACTTATCAATTTTTTGTCGGTGCCCAGTTGAGAGGTACGAATAGCACTTTTTCAATTGATAATTTGCAGAATAACGATGTAGTTTCAGTAAATGGTACGACCGGGGCAAGTGTAGCTTCGGCCTCGTTAGGGCCCTTTACCGTTCATGATTTACCAATAGCCAGTTTATCAGGATCTAACCCATCATTTTTTATTGAGGATGATCCAGTGTCTCTGGAAGATTATATTACTTACTCTGGTGGTACGTTATCCGTTTCGGGTACAGGAGTAGCTAAAGGTGCTGATGGATATAAATTTTATCCGGAGATAGCCGGCGAAGATAATCATGAGATCATTTACTCAGTGAAATCTCCCGATGGGTGTATAAGAGAAATACCCATGAATATTGATGTATTTGCAGGGGCGTTGACATTATCGGGTAGATATTGCAGCAATTTATCTACTACAACAATTACTGTAAATCTTGATTTAATACCTGAAGGTAAAATCTATCAAAGGTTACGGTTTTTGCATAATGGAATAGAGATTAATGATCCATCAATCTATGAAAGTACGTCAAATTATCAATATACTTTTCATCCGGCAGAAGCCCATGCCGCCGGGATGGAGTCAGTTGAAGTTCAGGTGATAGTGGTGTCTGTAGATGAGTGTGATTCGAGACATTCTAATTACCCACTGGATTGCTCTGACATCATGGATGATCCATGCCATCCGGATAACCCTGGCCCTGATAGTGAGTGTACAGACTGTAGTCTTAATCCGTCCAGTTGTAGTGTATGTGATCCAAGGCACTCAAATTATCCCTTAGATTGCAGCACGGTAATGAACAATCCATGTCACCCTGATCACCCGTCATACCCAGGTAGTTGTAGCAATTGCGATACACGAAATCCCAACTATCCTACTAGTTGCGATGCAGTTATGAATAACCCATGTCACCCTGATAACCCATCATATCCGGGCAGCTGTAGTGACTGTGATACACGAAATCCTAATTATCCGTATAGCTGTGATAATGTTATGAACAATCCATGTCATCCGGATAACCCAAGTTACCCAAGTGGATGTGATATTGGTCCGGATCCCTGCTATAAGCTCGAAGCTGGGCGTATAATTGATTGCCAGCTACAGCGCATGGAAGAGGCTAGAGTACAAAGGATTGCTAAAAGATCTGCTATGCTAATGGAGTATAATAAACTGGCATTCCCTCAATTGTATGCTCTTGCCTCGGATGAAGAAGTGTTCCAATCTAAAGAAACTAATATAATTACCCCTGAAATTGGAGAAGTAACTTCTCTTAATGAATTCTATTGTGCCAATTCCGGTAATGTTCTTTTGGAAGGCACCTTTTCCGGTAATTTTAGCGGGACAAATGTTGAAAAAGTCGGTGAACAATTCTTTTATAAACCAAGCGAGGCGATTATTCCAAATGGGGAAGCTTATGTTAATGATACTATTGTATATTCTTATTTTGATAACGGAGGATGTGCTAATAGTGTAGAGGCATATGTGAAAGTTTACGAGCTGCCGCCTTCACCAATTGTTGATGATATTGTTTTGTGTCAGGGAGATACTCCTGAGAATTTCATTATTCAGAACCCTGTGACGGGAAGCTCTGTAATCTGGTATAGCGATGCTGACCTGACAACACCAGTAGGTAGCGGCACTGTTTTCAATTCGGGGTTAAGTACAACAAGCCCTGGAAGCGCCACATTTTATGTTACTCAGGGAGTAAACGGGTGCCAGAGTCTTTCGGATACAGTTAGTATTTTGGTCAATTCATTGCCTAATGGTTTAGCAATGCATGGGCTTTCAAATACAACATATTGTAATGATTATCAAGAACCAATCCCGCTTATTGCTGAGCCAGCTCCTGTGCCCGGAACTTCAGCAGCATTTATTATAGGAAATGCGGTACTGCAAAGGTATGATACTATTTCAGCGACAGTTTCGGACGACGGAACTCTGGGCGTAGCCTCATTTGTACCTGCAGATTTTGGAATTGGGGTTTATAAAATTCATTACAGGTTTATTAATGAAAAAGGCTGTGTTAACGAGTCGGCGACCGAAACCGTCAATCTTGTTAATTTTAAACCAACTGTTGACTTTGGTGTCTCGAGAATTCGTGAAGGAGAACAGACCTTCTTCAAAGGAGATGATGCTATAATTGATAACTTATCATCTGCTGGTCAGGTTCTGGACTCTGTCTTTTGGGATTTTGGAGGAGAGGCGACTGCTTCGGACGGTAGTAATATTGATAGCTTGTATAGACATCAATTCTCAGGAGCTGGGGTCTATGGCGTTACTTATTCAATTCTGACAGAAAGCTTTTGCTCAGGACAAATCACTAAGAAGGTTGGTATATTCCCGGTAATCGAGGTATCCGATGATAATTTCTATTTTGAGAGTTTTGAGGGGGCTTCTCATGGCTGGATCGAAAGTGAAAAATTGGAATTAGGTAATGCATCCAGTTGGTCATTGAGTACCCCGCAGGGTGATACAATTATAGGTGCTGCTTCCGGAGCTAATGCATGGATTACCAATGCAGGTGAGGATGTATCCGGAAATCCTAACAACTCTTACAACAAAAGTGAGGATTCCTGGATAGAAGGACCATGCTTCTATATTAATGACTTAAGCAGGCCTGTTCTTTCCTTAAAAATCTGGTCTGATACAGAAGATGGGTTCGATGGGGCAGTGGTTGAGTATTCTATTGGAGACACAACTCAATGGAATACACTGGGAAGTATTGATGAAGGGTTGGAGTGGTACAATACTCAGGGACTTGTTGGATCACCTGGTAACCAGAGTGGGGCGAGCTTTGGATGGTCAGGTAAACTTCATGGCGATTGGACGCTGGCAAAGTTCCCTTTGGACGAAATACATGCTGAAGCTGGTAATAAACCCGTTCGTTTCAGGGTTGCTTTTGCGAGTACCAGTGATAATCCTTTTGGTAAAACTTTCGATGGGTTTGCCTTTGATGATTTCTCCATTGAAAGCAGGAACCGTGTAGTTCTCCTGGAGCATTTTACGAATATGTCCAGCACAGAATCCCGAAATGAGGACAGCAGATTGCGAACTTTTGTGGAAGGAAGAAACCAGGAAGTTATAGATATCCAATACCATACATCATTCCCGGGTGCGGATCCTTTGAACCAGTTTAATAAAGCTGATCCTAGTGCAAGAGCATTACACTATGCCATTGCAGAAGTGCCAAGAACGGTTATGGATGGTATATATGGTGTGTATTATAAGAATGAGCCGTTCTTCAGAGATAGTTGGGGTGTTAACGCTTATAATACAAGGGCGTTGATATCAGCTCCATTTAATATTAATGTTCTACTAGGTGATGATGTTTCTACCACTTTGGAGGTTACTGTTGAAATTAGCAAAAATACTACTGCGGAACCTATTGAGGGTAATTTGATAGTGCAACTTGCCGTGGTAGAACGTCAGGTAACCGTAGATGGAAATACTTACTACAATGTGGTGAGGCAATTATTACCTAATGCTGCAGGTAATCGACTTTTTGGTGACTGGCAGACTGACGATTCTCGTGTAGAACGCGTGATCCAAACCTGGAACCCTGCGGTTGAGCCGGATGATTCAGAGTTTATGATCGTTGCTTCCTTGTATAATGAGAAAAGCAAGGAGGTATATCAGGCGGCATTTATGAGTATACCTGCCAGCAAAATGCCTCCTATGGCTAAGGTAACAGGGGTAGATGATCTCTTAAGTAAGGAAGGCATCTATTTGTTCCCGAACCCGACAGAGAAAGAAATCAATATGCTCTTCCCTGCTCCATTAAATGAGGAATATACATTAACAGTTTATGATTTGCACGGCGTAGAAGTGTACAGAGGAACTGTTAGGAGAGGTGCAGATAAAGCTACGTTAAATACGGAGACTTACTCGAGTGGAGTATACTCTATAAGATTGAATAGTAGTACTGATCAGGTGATCAGGAGGTTTGTAAAGAAGTAA
- a CDS encoding eCIS core domain-containing protein, translated as MQDNLLQNQQQSATAPGRKNSNLDKDNLSPDSKVFNATGKAGFKPVTNSMGGAFGDLVNSAVFTGGSPSQMKSTNWPVQQMVDKDTKEEEKKIQMKAGKGSTGGNTTSQSGSLPSSVLGKMEGAFNTSFSDVKVHNNSSSATNMGALAYAQGNDIHFAPGQYNPNSTKGQELIGHELTHVVQQRQGRVKANTQAKGTPVNDDPGLEKEADDMGKKAAQGKFAHVAGSSAHAVQMKGNYPWSGILERKGRSGLISFIPEIISFIRDQKTSVANVWSKNADIQDFKPGAFALELALTILGAGIGGALGKVAGNVISKVAGEVATDASVDALKKLYEVGYDKLKGVLTSPSNELGVNATKGLSSAVGSGLKDYYVQSVKEMFDSERYSAVDVFTNDLESMTDEELAFLAYTLDESYKRIIADVEPIMQQLTIGYMKLQDVIHVTTEAGITGNPKSAGNKEKIRKFYQTDGKITETDARGGQLLITGPMGGIGKYNSPRLSISKAIASDVNESTYGHLKGAKIKDLPFSVSFRFWASTPNHGILESSLCKVWFVKDGDGSIWVDHDESYERDSNGYNQGREWLARHQLNTSRELTAEEIRSNAPKGAMKLYNAIKNTPINSIIDLDMF; from the coding sequence ATGCAAGATAATCTCCTTCAAAACCAACAGCAATCAGCAACTGCTCCTGGTAGGAAAAATAGCAATTTAGATAAAGATAATTTATCCCCTGATTCCAAAGTATTTAATGCTACAGGAAAGGCGGGGTTTAAGCCTGTAACAAATTCTATGGGGGGGGCTTTTGGTGACTTGGTGAACAGCGCTGTATTTACGGGCGGCTCCCCTTCGCAAATGAAATCAACTAATTGGCCTGTTCAGCAAATGGTTGATAAAGATACCAAGGAAGAAGAGAAAAAGATACAGATGAAAGCGGGTAAAGGCTCTACAGGAGGTAACACTACCAGTCAGTCAGGTAGCCTGCCATCGTCAGTGCTTGGTAAAATGGAAGGGGCTTTCAATACCAGCTTTAGTGATGTAAAGGTCCATAACAACTCTTCCAGTGCTACTAACATGGGTGCTCTTGCCTACGCCCAAGGCAACGATATCCATTTTGCCCCGGGACAGTATAACCCTAACAGTACCAAAGGGCAGGAGCTTATCGGGCATGAATTAACGCACGTTGTGCAGCAGAGACAGGGCAGGGTAAAGGCTAATACACAGGCCAAAGGTACTCCCGTGAATGATGATCCAGGGCTGGAGAAGGAAGCAGATGATATGGGTAAAAAGGCCGCTCAGGGTAAATTTGCCCATGTGGCAGGAAGCAGTGCTCATGCTGTACAGATGAAGGGCAATTATCCATGGAGTGGGATTTTAGAAAGAAAAGGAAGATCGGGACTGATTTCTTTTATTCCGGAGATAATTTCTTTTATCAGGGATCAAAAGACATCTGTAGCCAATGTGTGGAGTAAAAACGCAGATATACAGGATTTTAAGCCCGGAGCATTTGCTCTGGAGTTGGCGCTTACCATATTGGGAGCTGGAATTGGTGGTGCTTTGGGGAAAGTAGCAGGTAATGTGATTTCCAAAGTGGCAGGAGAAGTGGCTACGGACGCATCTGTAGATGCTTTGAAAAAGCTTTATGAAGTGGGGTATGACAAACTAAAAGGTGTGCTTACTTCACCATCAAATGAATTGGGTGTTAATGCAACCAAAGGGTTGTCTTCAGCAGTGGGGAGTGGTCTCAAAGACTATTACGTTCAATCTGTGAAAGAAATGTTTGATTCCGAAAGGTATTCGGCAGTTGATGTCTTTACCAATGATCTTGAATCAATGACCGATGAAGAACTTGCTTTTCTGGCTTATACACTTGATGAGTCTTATAAACGAATAATAGCCGATGTCGAGCCGATAATGCAGCAGCTTACTATTGGTTATATGAAGCTTCAGGATGTAATCCACGTAACCACAGAAGCAGGTATAACAGGTAATCCTAAATCAGCCGGGAACAAGGAAAAGATTCGTAAATTCTATCAGACAGATGGAAAAATAACTGAGACTGATGCAAGAGGCGGGCAACTTCTTATAACCGGGCCTATGGGGGGTATTGGTAAATATAACAGCCCAAGATTAAGTATTTCCAAAGCCATAGCTTCTGATGTAAATGAAAGTACCTATGGACACTTAAAAGGTGCAAAGATCAAGGATTTGCCATTCAGTGTATCATTCCGCTTCTGGGCAAGCACGCCTAATCACGGTATATTAGAGTCTTCTTTATGTAAGGTGTGGTTTGTAAAGGATGGTGACGGCTCTATCTGGGTTGATCATGATGAATCATATGAAAGGGACAGCAATGGGTATAATCAAGGAAGAGAATGGCTAGCCCGCCACCAACTAAACACGAGCCGCGAGCTTACAGCAGAGGAAATCAGAAGCAATGCACCTAAAGGAGCAATGAAGTTGTATAATGCTATTAAAAACACACCAATAAATTCTATCATAGACCTTGACATGTTTTAA
- a CDS encoding ribose-phosphate diphosphokinase, giving the protein MKRILFHITDYTYLAEKVLRCGDFEEGKVVVDHFSDGERYQRILTDVENRDIVILGGTVNDEATLELFDLASSIVSCGANSLRMVVPYFGHSTMERSVLPGEVVTAKTRARLLSAIPRSNKGNKIYLFDLHTEGIPHYFEHHLYPVHVYCKSIVMEAARQYGGDNFVLASTDAGRAKWVESLANDMGVNAAFVLKRRIKGDQTEVSAINADVEGKDVVIYDDMIRSGGSIVNAAKTYKQAGANKIFVITTHGIFVGNGLQKLKDCGLIEKVICTDTHKNVNAINDEFLEIRSIAELICRQLH; this is encoded by the coding sequence ATGAAAAGAATTCTATTTCACATTACAGACTATACCTACCTGGCAGAGAAAGTACTCCGCTGCGGTGACTTTGAAGAAGGAAAAGTAGTAGTTGATCACTTCTCTGATGGAGAAAGATACCAGCGTATACTGACCGATGTTGAGAATAGGGATATTGTGATTTTAGGTGGTACTGTAAATGATGAGGCCACGCTGGAATTGTTTGACCTTGCCTCATCCATTGTAAGCTGTGGGGCCAATTCACTTCGTATGGTGGTCCCCTATTTCGGTCATTCCACTATGGAGCGTTCGGTGCTTCCCGGTGAGGTTGTAACTGCCAAAACCCGTGCAAGACTGCTGTCGGCCATTCCCAGAAGTAACAAGGGTAACAAAATCTACCTCTTTGACCTGCATACTGAGGGTATTCCTCACTATTTTGAACATCACTTATACCCGGTGCATGTCTACTGTAAAAGTATCGTAATGGAGGCTGCGCGCCAATATGGTGGCGATAACTTCGTTCTGGCCAGTACCGATGCCGGACGTGCCAAGTGGGTAGAGTCTTTGGCCAATGATATGGGTGTAAATGCGGCTTTTGTGCTAAAAAGAAGGATAAAGGGAGATCAAACAGAGGTCAGTGCCATCAATGCGGACGTGGAAGGTAAAGATGTGGTTATTTACGATGACATGATCCGCTCAGGCGGCAGCATTGTTAACGCTGCCAAAACATATAAACAAGCGGGAGCAAATAAGATCTTTGTTATCACAACTCATGGTATTTTTGTAGGTAATGGCCTGCAAAAACTTAAGGATTGCGGACTTATTGAAAAGGTGATCTGTACAGACACCCACAAAAATGTAAATGCCATTAATGATGAATTTCTGGAAATCAGGAGCATAGCTGAATTAATTTGCAGACAGCTGCATTAA
- a CDS encoding cation diffusion facilitator family transporter codes for MNNEVQESIPHPTQKGLKTTLVGIIISALLAVVKALGGIFGNSYALIADAIESAGDALSSIMLWIGLKWSARPPDKNHPYGHGKAEALMSVAIAIALAIAAFIITRDSIYHIMEPHKTPAPYTLIILVGVIITKELLYRYVLKIAIEINSEVVKADAFHHRSDAITSSAAFIGISIAIIGGEGYEVADDYAALLAAVVILINAYFILRPAIGELLDESVVPELNNQVKELAEQIAAVHQVEKCHTRKMGVMHVVDMHIWVDSHISVAEGHKIAHEVKNHVRNHLPEILDVLVHVEPAESEGDKQH; via the coding sequence TTGAATAACGAAGTACAGGAAAGCATTCCTCACCCCACACAAAAAGGCCTGAAGACCACACTGGTTGGCATTATCATCAGCGCCTTGCTGGCTGTCGTAAAGGCCTTAGGCGGAATATTTGGAAATTCTTATGCGCTCATTGCGGATGCCATCGAGTCCGCCGGAGACGCACTATCATCTATTATGCTATGGATAGGCTTAAAGTGGTCTGCGCGCCCACCTGACAAAAACCATCCCTACGGTCATGGCAAAGCAGAAGCCTTAATGTCAGTAGCCATTGCTATAGCTCTTGCTATTGCAGCTTTTATAATCACCAGAGATAGTATATATCATATCATGGAGCCTCATAAAACCCCTGCTCCATATACGCTTATTATTCTTGTGGGTGTAATCATTACCAAAGAGTTGCTGTACCGCTACGTACTCAAAATAGCCATTGAAATAAACAGTGAAGTGGTAAAGGCTGATGCATTTCATCACAGAAGTGATGCCATTACCTCAAGCGCCGCATTTATAGGCATCTCCATAGCAATTATAGGGGGCGAAGGTTATGAGGTGGCAGATGATTATGCTGCACTGCTTGCCGCAGTGGTTATTTTAATTAATGCCTATTTCATTCTACGGCCTGCCATTGGTGAGCTCTTAGATGAATCAGTGGTACCTGAACTCAACAACCAGGTAAAGGAACTTGCAGAACAGATAGCAGCAGTACACCAGGTAGAAAAATGCCATACCAGAAAAATGGGCGTTATGCATGTAGTGGATATGCACATCTGGGTTGATTCGCATATTTCCGTTGCCGAGGGCCATAAAATAGCACATGAGGTCAAAAACCATGTTAGAAATCATCTGCCTGAGATTCTGGATGTACTGGTGCATGTGGAGCCGGCTGAATCAGAAGGAGATAAACAACATTAA
- a CDS encoding DUF2231 domain-containing protein, translated as MQLLPDWIRTEVYHALSVHFPIAFLLLGTLLKLIAVFVKKDFLATSGSLLLYLGTITAWIAIYTGDLADGKVSRSICDPTVLKSHENMAYYLAYIFSAATTLDVAIRSGKLNNFRGIGTLAVAFLMLIGSSLLTYMGDLGASLVYEQAAGVSVPSEDCKEFE; from the coding sequence ATGCAACTATTACCGGATTGGATACGGACAGAGGTTTATCATGCCCTGTCCGTGCATTTCCCCATAGCATTTCTTTTATTAGGTACACTGTTGAAGTTAATTGCTGTATTTGTGAAGAAGGACTTTCTGGCTACCTCAGGAAGCCTTTTATTGTATCTGGGTACAATTACAGCATGGATCGCCATTTACACCGGAGATCTGGCTGACGGAAAGGTTAGCAGGTCTATTTGCGACCCAACAGTGTTAAAAAGCCACGAAAACATGGCCTACTACCTTGCATATATTTTCTCGGCAGCTACTACACTGGATGTAGCCATACGTTCAGGAAAACTCAACAATTTTAGAGGCATCGGGACTTTGGCAGTAGCTTTTTTAATGCTTATTGGAAGCAGCTTGCTTACATACATGGGCGATTTAGGAGCCTCGCTGGTATACGAGCAGGCAGCAGGAGTTTCAGTTCCTTCGGAAGATTGCAAAGAATTTGAATAA
- a CDS encoding cupin domain-containing protein: protein MDKVNNYIHTLGLQPHVEGGYYKETYRSELENDYMGFRGKRSVSTGIYFLLKAGEFSAFHRIKSDEMWHFYDGDPLSVYIITAAGELQVVKLGLDLGKGQQPQAVVPAGCWFASCVEAPGSFTLVGCTVAPGFDFQDFEMASRAHLIAAFPQYGSIITKLTKS, encoded by the coding sequence ATGGACAAAGTCAATAATTATATTCACACCCTTGGTCTGCAGCCTCATGTTGAGGGAGGCTACTATAAAGAAACTTACAGGTCGGAATTAGAAAATGACTATATGGGATTTAGGGGTAAAAGAAGTGTAAGCACCGGCATATATTTTCTGCTCAAAGCGGGGGAATTTTCAGCTTTTCACCGGATAAAATCTGACGAAATGTGGCATTTTTATGATGGAGATCCTTTGTCGGTTTACATCATTACTGCTGCCGGGGAATTACAGGTAGTTAAGTTGGGGTTAGATTTAGGCAAAGGACAGCAGCCTCAGGCTGTGGTGCCGGCCGGCTGTTGGTTTGCATCATGTGTTGAGGCACCAGGTAGTTTTACCTTGGTTGGTTGTACGGTTGCTCCCGGGTTTGATTTTCAGGATTTCGAAATGGCCTCCAGAGCCCATCTCATTGCAGCATTCCCTCAATATGGAAGTATAATAACTAAATTGACAAAAAGCTGA
- a CDS encoding cold-shock protein, which produces MKKGTVKFFNESKGYGFILQDDTQEDIFVHESGLIHEIEQNDKVSFNVEQGRKGLNAVNVEVID; this is translated from the coding sequence ATGAAAAAAGGAACAGTTAAATTCTTCAACGAATCAAAAGGCTACGGTTTTATACTACAAGATGATACCCAGGAAGATATATTCGTACATGAAAGCGGATTGATCCATGAAATTGAACAAAATGACAAGGTATCCTTTAATGTTGAACAAGGCCGGAAAGGTCTTAACGCAGTCAATGTTGAGGTGATCGACTAA
- a CDS encoding cold-shock protein: MARSQNSFIKQQREKKKQKKKEEKLQKKQERKENSTGGSLDDMIAYVDEFGNITSTPPEEQEEKTSKKDNSANADNKRT, from the coding sequence ATGGCACGATCTCAAAACAGCTTTATTAAGCAACAGAGAGAAAAAAAGAAACAGAAGAAAAAGGAAGAAAAACTGCAAAAAAAGCAGGAAAGAAAAGAAAATTCTACTGGAGGCAGCCTGGACGACATGATTGCCTATGTGGATGAATTTGGTAATATCACCTCCACCCCACCAGAAGAGCAGGAAGAAAAAACTTCTAAAAAAGACAACAGTGCTAACGCTGATAATAAAAGAACTTAA